Genomic DNA from Oncorhynchus tshawytscha isolate Ot180627B linkage group LG04, Otsh_v2.0, whole genome shotgun sequence:
CCCcctcaacgcagccagagcccaCAGAGGAGCCAGGCAAAAATGCCTGGAGCCTAGGTGAAGTTCAGGTGTTTGACATCATCCAGGAAGATGGGGACCAGGACAAAGCTCCTAGCAAGGTAGGTGTGAGCTGAGCTCCCCTAGCTAGAGCTGGGGAAACGTTCTATGTAAACATATCAGTGCCCAGTTCACATATGATGAATTCAGTGGATCCAGATTACAATCTGCCACTGACACATAGGCCTAGTATTTGGATGGCTTGAATTTGATGCTTATTGTGACTGTTTCCCAGTTGCTGACCCCTGACCCAGAGACTATCCTGTGTAACTCGATGAAGATGCTCCGTGAGAAGCTGAGTGTGTCTGGAGAGGGTGTGGGTGTTGAGCATCGTGAACGGGAGGACGACTACGTGTATGACCTTTACTACCAGGAAACAGTCGCTGCAGGCTGGATCCAGGACATCCTGTCCGTCAGGCCCTACTCAGACGAGGGAGAGTTGGTAAGGGTCAAAAGTGTATCTTAGAACTAGTTTTTACGAACTTTATGCCCAAACTCAATCAATTGGGCTTCTCAAAAATATGGTTGCTGTGTTTGaacttaaaaataaataatcaaatacaGCTGTAAAAGGCTCTCTCATTTAGATTTTTCACCCACACCACTTTCAATTCAAGTCCCACCTTATTGCAGTGTTTCCAGACTCTATACACAGTAGCAATTGAGCATGGGACAAGGTTAGTATCTGAATAACATAAAATGATGCAGGATGAATAACCTTTTCTTGGATTTCCAGGTGCCTGACTTGGTGGTGAATGAGGAAGTGTATGAGGATGAGAATGAAGAGGGGAACTGGAGGAATGACTACCCAGATGAGGATGGCAGTGACAGAGAGGAGCGCTATGGAGGTAGGCtagtacatttatttttattgtatGAAGTTCACAAAAGCTTCACGCAATGATTATCAAAGCTCCCATAGTAAGGATAGTTGCATTACTAGTTTCTCTCCGAAACCTAATTTTGCCGTTCTCATCCTGAAGGGTCCTGGGAAGAGCACTCGTACAGTCGGAGATCCTGGGACCAGTACCAGGGCGAGGTGATGCAGGagttagatgatgatgatgatggagacaAGGATGACTCCGACTGATCTCCAACTTTGAGCATTGGTggtttttgtcttttttttttttttttttttttttactgtgcaAGTGTTGGTGTGAATGTGTGGTAGATGTGTTGCACATAACTATGGTGTGCTTCTGGTTTAACTTGTATGTTGGTGAGATGGTTTGGACTGCGTGTTTGCATGTTGTGCATGGTAGTACGTACGTGTAAGCGTATGGTAGTGATTGTGCATCTGAAAGTGTGATACTATGTGTGGGTCTACATTCCCTGTCACACGGGAGCCTGTACTCTTGATGTGTGATGAAAGTGACTCCAAATCCCTTCTGTAAATATGTAGATgtgtataaaaataaatgtaagacTTCCCAAAGAAATTGTGCATTATTGCTGTAATGAATGAAATTATACTGCAATGAATGAAATTATACTGCAAACTGGTTAGGTTTTATGAATAAAACTTATCAACCAATCTTCCATGGAATTAGTATTCAGCAGGCAAACTGACAGAGCCAACTCATTCCTCATTTAACTTGTTCATGGGTAACCACGTCTTTCATATTCACTGAATAACTTATTATAGTGGCTTCGTTAAATATTGGCCCAGGAGATCCTTTGCATGGTTAACTTACAGGTACAATAAAGTTAATGTTCTGTTTAATTAACTACTGCTGCCCTAATAGGCCCATCAAGTGATCGACTGTTGGTAAAGCTGACATGGCCTCAGTCACCATGGTCTTTGGAGGGTTACATTTGCCGTTGCTGAGATGACAGTTGGCTATTGCACATTTTCAAAAGTAGTACAGAAGGTCTTTGTGGGTGGGATTCAGGTTTATGGATAAATAGTTTGCATACTACATTAACCTTACTAAGGTCAGTCAGCAGTTCACAGAAAAATGAGCATCTCATAACTGAAGTAACACCAGAAAGGAGGGCTGGGGGAAAAAACCCACTGAACAACCATGTAGCAGCAGACGTCGAGTCATTTGTTCCCTTTTTCCAATAAACCATCATCCATAACTCAAAAGCTCCAAGAGAACAAGACCGTAGCATCACCTTtaagaaatacattttaatatttatGAAAACCGGTCTGTTTGCATGTCCCTTCCGGATAtacagacatacactgagtgtacaaaacattaggaacgacttcctaatattgagtttttgccctcagaacagcctcgattTGTCTGGCTTGAACTCTacgtgtcgaaagcattccacagggatgttgactccaatgcttcccacagttgtctcaAGCTGGATGGATGGCCTTTtggtgttggaccattcttgatatgggaaaacttgagtgtgaaaaacccagtagaGTTGCAGttgacactcaaaccagtg
This window encodes:
- the LOC112249051 gene encoding probable RNA polymerase II nuclear localization protein SLC7A6OS, whose translation is MDPSTTILRVKRKRGTDPADALLLACKRIRPETTSQTAGETVPEPDDAEVENSVFKLVATVASQDAPVQTQVREALARPRMAHALRPSGSSQRIVGDLRSVKWSTRREERYRILSSHRAGMPVEQSPSTQPEPTEEPGKNAWSLGEVQVFDIIQEDGDQDKAPSKLLTPDPETILCNSMKMLREKLSVSGEGVGVEHREREDDYVYDLYYQETVAAGWIQDILSVRPYSDEGELVPDLVVNEEVYEDENEEGNWRNDYPDEDGSDREERYGGSWEEHSYSRRSWDQYQGEVMQELDDDDDGDKDDSD